A window of the Kosakonia radicincitans DSM 16656 genome harbors these coding sequences:
- the ilvA gene encoding threonine ammonia-lyase, biosynthetic — MAESQPLSAAPEGAEYLRAVLRAPVYEVAQVTPLQKMDKLSSRLDNVILVKREDRQPVHSFKLRGAYAMIAGLTAEQKSHGVITASAGNHAQGVAMSSTRLGIKSLIVMPVATADIKVDAVRGFGGEVLLHGANFDEAKAKAIELSQQQGFTFVPPFDHPMVIAGQGTLALELLQQDAHIDRIFVPVGGGGLAAGVAVLVKQLMPQIKVIAVEAEDSACLKAALDAGHPVDLPRVGLFAEGVAVKRIGDETFRLCQEYLDDIITVDSDAICAAMKDLFEDVRAVAEPSGALALAGMKKYIAKHNIHGERLAHVLSGANVNFHGLRYVSERCELGEQREALLAVTIPEEKGSFLKFCQLLGGRSVTEFNYRFADAKNACIFVGVRLSRGLEERQEILSLLNDGGYSVVDLSDDEMAKLHVRYMVGGRPSKPLQERLYSFEFPESPGALLKFLHTLGTHWNISLFHYRSHGTDYGRVLAAFELGDHEPDFETRLNELGYDCHDETHNPAFRFFLAG; from the coding sequence ATGGCCGAATCCCAACCCCTCTCCGCCGCCCCCGAAGGGGCGGAATATTTGAGGGCAGTGCTGCGCGCGCCGGTTTATGAAGTGGCGCAGGTGACGCCGCTGCAAAAAATGGACAAGCTCTCTTCGCGTCTGGATAACGTCATTCTGGTAAAACGCGAAGATCGCCAGCCGGTGCACAGCTTCAAACTGCGCGGTGCTTACGCGATGATCGCCGGGTTAACCGCCGAGCAGAAATCCCATGGTGTAATCACGGCATCCGCAGGCAATCACGCGCAGGGCGTGGCGATGTCTTCCACGCGCCTCGGCATCAAATCGCTGATCGTGATGCCAGTGGCGACAGCCGATATCAAAGTCGATGCGGTACGCGGTTTTGGCGGAGAAGTGTTGCTGCACGGCGCCAATTTCGATGAAGCGAAAGCCAAAGCCATTGAGCTGTCGCAGCAGCAAGGGTTCACGTTTGTCCCGCCGTTCGATCATCCAATGGTGATTGCCGGACAGGGAACGCTGGCGCTGGAGTTGTTACAGCAGGATGCGCATATCGACCGGATCTTTGTACCGGTCGGCGGCGGCGGCCTCGCAGCGGGTGTCGCGGTGCTGGTTAAGCAACTGATGCCGCAAATCAAAGTGATTGCTGTCGAAGCGGAAGATTCCGCTTGCCTGAAAGCAGCGCTGGACGCCGGGCATCCGGTCGATTTGCCCCGCGTTGGATTGTTTGCCGAAGGCGTTGCGGTTAAACGTATCGGCGACGAAACCTTCCGTCTGTGCCAGGAGTACCTCGACGATATCATTACCGTCGATAGCGATGCGATTTGCGCGGCGATGAAAGATCTGTTCGAAGATGTGCGGGCGGTCGCGGAACCATCCGGCGCGCTGGCGCTGGCGGGGATGAAGAAATATATCGCCAAACACAACATTCACGGTGAGCGGCTGGCGCATGTGCTCTCCGGCGCAAACGTCAATTTCCACGGCTTACGCTATGTTTCTGAACGTTGTGAGCTGGGCGAGCAACGCGAAGCGCTGCTGGCGGTGACCATTCCGGAAGAGAAGGGCAGCTTCCTGAAGTTCTGCCAGTTGTTGGGCGGGCGTTCTGTTACCGAATTTAACTACCGTTTCGCCGATGCGAAAAACGCGTGCATTTTTGTCGGCGTGCGTTTGAGTCGCGGTCTGGAAGAGCGCCAGGAGATCCTGTCATTGCTGAATGACGGTGGTTACAGCGTGGTGGATCTCTCCGACGATGAGATGGCGAAGCTGCACGTGCGCTATATGGTTGGCGGACGACCGTCGAAACCGTTGCAGGAGCGTTTATACAGCTTCGAGTTCCCGGAATCACCGGGCGCGCTGCTGAAATTCCTGCATACGCTCGGCACGCACTGGAATATTTCGCTGTTCCACTATCGCAGCCATGGCACGGATTATGGCCGCGTGCTGGCGGCGTTTGAACTGGGCGATCACGAGCCGGATTTCGAAACCCGGCTCAATGAACTGGGTTATGACTGCCACGACGAAACGCATAACCCGGCATTCCGTTTCTTCCTGGCGGGTTAG
- the ilvD gene encoding dihydroxy-acid dehydratase, translating to MPKYRSATTTHGRNMAGARALWRATGMTDADFGKPIIAVVNSFTQFVPGHVHLRDLGKLVAEQIEAAGGVAKEFNTIAVDDGIAMGHGGMLYSLPSRELIADSVEYMVNAHCADAMVCISNCDKITPGMLMASLRLNIPVIFVSGGPMEAGKTKLSNQIIKLDLVDAMIQGADPKVSDDQSEQVERSACPTCGSCSGMFTANSMNCLTEALGLSQPGNGSLLATHADRKELFINAGKRIVELTKRYYEQDDASALPRAIASKAAFENAMTLDIAMGGSTNTVLHLLAAAQEAEIDFTMSDIDQLSRKVPQLCKVAPSTQKYHMEDVHRAGGVLGILGELDRAGLLNRDVKNVLGLTLPQTLEQYDVMLTKDEAVKTMFRAGPAGIRTTQAFSQDCRWDTLDDDRAAGCIRSLEHAYSKDGGLAVLYGNFAENGCIVKTAGVDDSNLKFTGPAKVYESQDAAVEAILGGKVVAGDVVVIRYEGPKGGPGMQEMLYPTSFLKSMGLGKACALITDGRFSGGTSGLSIGHVSPEAASGGNIGLIEDGDIIAIDIPNRGIQLQVSDQQLAARREAQEARGDKAWTPVDRERQVSFALRAYASLATSADKGAVRDKSKLGG from the coding sequence ATGCCTAAGTACCGTTCCGCCACCACCACTCACGGGCGCAATATGGCGGGTGCCCGCGCGCTGTGGCGCGCAACCGGGATGACCGACGCCGATTTCGGCAAGCCGATTATTGCTGTCGTAAACTCGTTTACCCAGTTCGTGCCCGGGCACGTTCATCTGCGCGATCTTGGTAAGCTGGTTGCAGAGCAAATCGAAGCCGCAGGCGGCGTGGCGAAAGAGTTCAACACCATTGCCGTCGATGACGGTATCGCCATGGGCCACGGCGGCATGCTGTATTCACTGCCCTCCCGCGAGCTGATTGCTGATTCTGTTGAATATATGGTAAATGCCCACTGCGCAGATGCGATGGTGTGTATTTCCAACTGCGACAAAATCACCCCGGGGATGTTGATGGCTTCCCTGCGCCTCAATATTCCGGTGATTTTCGTCTCCGGCGGCCCGATGGAAGCCGGGAAGACCAAACTCTCCAACCAGATCATCAAGCTGGATCTGGTTGATGCGATGATTCAGGGTGCAGACCCGAAAGTCTCTGATGACCAGAGCGAACAGGTGGAACGTTCCGCATGCCCGACCTGCGGCTCCTGTTCCGGCATGTTCACCGCCAACTCGATGAACTGCCTGACCGAAGCGCTGGGCCTGTCGCAGCCGGGCAACGGTTCGTTGCTGGCTACCCATGCCGATCGCAAAGAGTTGTTTATCAATGCCGGCAAACGCATTGTTGAGCTGACTAAACGTTATTACGAGCAGGACGATGCTTCGGCGCTGCCGCGCGCTATCGCCAGCAAAGCGGCGTTCGAAAACGCCATGACGCTGGACATCGCAATGGGCGGTTCGACCAATACCGTTCTGCACCTGCTGGCGGCGGCGCAGGAAGCCGAAATTGATTTCACCATGAGTGACATCGATCAGCTTTCCCGCAAAGTTCCGCAACTGTGTAAAGTCGCGCCGAGTACGCAGAAATACCATATGGAAGATGTCCACCGTGCAGGTGGCGTGCTGGGTATTCTGGGTGAATTGGATCGCGCAGGTCTGTTAAACCGTGACGTGAAAAACGTGCTCGGTCTGACGCTGCCACAAACGCTTGAGCAGTACGATGTCATGCTGACCAAAGACGAAGCGGTGAAAACGATGTTCCGCGCTGGCCCGGCAGGTATTCGTACCACCCAGGCTTTCTCACAGGATTGCCGCTGGGACACGCTGGATGACGATCGCGCCGCAGGTTGTATTCGCTCCCTGGAGCATGCATACAGCAAAGATGGTGGTCTGGCCGTACTGTACGGCAACTTTGCCGAAAACGGCTGCATCGTGAAAACCGCAGGTGTGGATGACAGCAACCTGAAATTCACCGGTCCGGCAAAAGTATATGAAAGCCAGGATGCAGCGGTTGAGGCTATTCTCGGTGGTAAAGTGGTGGCCGGCGATGTTGTGGTAATCCGCTATGAAGGGCCGAAAGGCGGGCCGGGCATGCAGGAGATGCTGTATCCGACCAGCTTCCTGAAGTCGATGGGGCTGGGTAAAGCCTGTGCGCTGATCACCGACGGGCGTTTCTCTGGCGGGACATCCGGCCTTTCTATCGGTCACGTTTCCCCGGAAGCGGCCAGCGGCGGCAACATCGGGTTGATTGAAGATGGCGATATCATCGCTATCGATATCCCGAACCGTGGTATTCAACTGCAGGTCAGCGATCAGCAGTTGGCGGCGCGCCGTGAAGCACAGGAAGCCCGCGGCGATAAAGCCTGGACGCCGGTGGATCGCGAACGTCAGGTCTCCTTCGCGCTGCGTGCTTACGCCAGTCTTGCAACCAGTGCAGACAAGGGTGCGGTGCGCGATAAATCCAAACTTGGGGGTTAA
- the ilvE gene encoding branched-chain-amino-acid transaminase: MTTKKADYIWFNGEMVRWEDAKVHVMSHALHYGTSVFEGIRCYDSHKGPVVFRHREHMQRLHDSAKIYRFPVSQSIDELMEACREVIRKNNLTSAYIRPLIFVGDVGMGVNPPAGYSTDVIIAAFPWGAYLGAEALDQGIDAMVSSWNRVAPNTIPTAAKAGGNYLSSLLVGSEARRHGYQEGIALDVNGYISEGAGENLFEVKDGILFTPPFTSSALPGITRDAIIKLAKELNIEVREQVLSRESLYLADEVFMSGTAAEITPVRSVDGIQVGEGRCGPVTKRIQQAFFGLFTGETEDKWGWLDQVNQ; encoded by the coding sequence ATGACGACGAAAAAAGCAGACTACATTTGGTTCAATGGCGAGATGGTTCGTTGGGAAGACGCGAAAGTTCACGTGATGTCCCACGCTCTGCACTACGGCACCTCCGTCTTTGAAGGCATCCGTTGCTACGACTCGCACAAAGGCCCGGTAGTCTTCCGCCATCGTGAACATATGCAGCGTCTGCATGATTCCGCCAAAATCTACCGTTTCCCGGTTTCTCAAAGCATTGATGAACTGATGGAAGCCTGCCGCGAAGTGATCCGCAAAAACAACCTGACCAGCGCGTATATCCGTCCGCTGATCTTTGTTGGCGATGTTGGTATGGGCGTGAACCCGCCTGCGGGCTACAGCACTGACGTGATTATCGCTGCGTTCCCGTGGGGCGCTTACCTGGGCGCAGAAGCGCTGGATCAAGGGATCGATGCGATGGTTTCTTCGTGGAACCGTGTTGCGCCGAATACCATCCCGACAGCCGCGAAAGCCGGCGGTAACTACCTCTCCTCTCTGCTGGTTGGTAGCGAAGCGCGCCGTCACGGCTATCAGGAAGGTATCGCGCTGGATGTGAACGGTTATATCTCTGAAGGTGCGGGCGAAAACCTGTTTGAAGTGAAAGACGGCATCCTGTTCACTCCGCCGTTCACCTCTTCTGCACTGCCGGGGATCACCCGTGATGCCATCATCAAGCTGGCGAAAGAGCTGAATATTGAAGTTCGCGAGCAGGTACTGTCCCGCGAATCGCTGTACCTGGCGGATGAAGTGTTCATGTCTGGTACCGCTGCTGAGATCACTCCGGTTCGTAGTGTTGATGGTATTCAGGTTGGTGAAGGTCGTTGCGGTCCGGTCACCAAACGTATTCAGCAAGCATTCTTTGGCCTCTTTACCGGTGAAACGGAAGATAAGTGGGGCTGGTTGGATCAGGTTAACCAATAA
- the ilvM gene encoding acetolactate synthase 2 small subunit: protein MMQHQVAVEARFNPETLERVLRVVRHRGFQVCAMNMETASDAQNINIELTVASPRPVELLFSQLSKLVDVARVDIRQRATSSQSQQIRA, encoded by the coding sequence ATGATGCAACATCAAGTCGCCGTTGAGGCTCGCTTCAATCCGGAAACGTTAGAGCGCGTGTTGCGCGTGGTGCGCCACCGGGGTTTTCAGGTATGCGCGATGAATATGGAAACCGCCAGCGATGCGCAGAACATAAATATTGAATTGACCGTTGCCAGCCCGCGGCCTGTCGAATTACTGTTTAGCCAACTGAGCAAACTTGTCGACGTTGCCCGGGTTGATATCCGGCAGCGCGCCACATCATCACAATCACAACAAATCCGCGCGTAA
- the ilvG gene encoding acetolactate synthase 2 catalytic subunit, giving the protein MNGAQWVVHALRAQKVDTVFGYPGGAIMPVYDALYDGGVEHLLCRHEQGAAMAAIGYARATGKTGVCIATSGPGATNLITGLADALLDSVPVVAITGQVAAPLMGTDAFQEVDVLGLSLACTKHSFLVESLEELPRVMAEAFHVASSGRPGPVLVDIPKDIQLASGDLEPYFATVDDVLSFPQDQVDQARQMFAQAKKPMLYVGGGVGMAQAVPALREFLAATQMPVVCTLKGLGAVAPEYAYYLGMLGMHGTKAANFAVQECDLLVAVGARFDDRVTGKLNTFAPYAKVIHMDIDPAEMSKLRQAHVALQGDLNALLPALQQALSIDAWRQYAADLRREHAWRYDHPGEAIYAPLLLKQLSERKPANSVVTTDVGQHQMWAAQHLEFDRPENFITSSGLGTMGFGLPAAVGAQVARPEDTVICISGDGSFMMNVQELGTVKRKQLPLKMVLLDNQRLGMVRQWQQLFFNERYSETTLTDNPDFLTLASAFGIPGQRITRKDQVEAALDTMLSSSGPYLLHVSIDELENVWPLVPPGASNSQMLEKLS; this is encoded by the coding sequence ATGAATGGGGCACAGTGGGTAGTACATGCGTTGCGGGCACAGAAAGTGGATACGGTTTTTGGCTATCCGGGTGGCGCAATCATGCCGGTTTACGATGCATTGTATGACGGCGGCGTGGAACACCTACTGTGCCGGCACGAGCAGGGCGCTGCGATGGCCGCTATTGGCTATGCCCGCGCAACGGGTAAGACAGGCGTATGCATTGCGACATCCGGTCCGGGCGCTACCAATCTGATTACTGGCCTTGCCGATGCGTTGTTAGATTCAGTTCCGGTGGTGGCGATTACGGGCCAGGTTGCGGCTCCGCTGATGGGCACTGACGCTTTTCAGGAAGTGGATGTGTTGGGCTTGTCGCTGGCCTGCACCAAACACAGCTTCCTGGTTGAATCCCTGGAAGAGCTGCCGCGCGTAATGGCTGAAGCCTTCCATGTCGCCAGTTCTGGCCGCCCTGGCCCGGTTTTGGTTGATATTCCGAAAGACATCCAACTGGCGAGTGGCGATCTTGAGCCCTATTTCGCCACCGTTGATGACGTACTCTCCTTCCCGCAGGATCAAGTTGACCAGGCCCGCCAAATGTTCGCGCAGGCTAAAAAACCGATGCTGTATGTTGGCGGCGGCGTTGGCATGGCACAGGCAGTTCCCGCTCTGCGTGAGTTCCTGGCTGCAACACAGATGCCGGTAGTTTGTACCCTGAAAGGCCTGGGCGCAGTGGCGCCAGAGTATGCCTATTACCTCGGTATGCTGGGGATGCACGGTACTAAAGCGGCTAACTTTGCGGTTCAGGAGTGCGATTTGCTGGTTGCTGTTGGCGCACGGTTCGATGATCGCGTGACCGGCAAGCTGAATACCTTTGCGCCGTATGCAAAAGTGATTCATATGGATATCGATCCGGCGGAGATGAGTAAGCTGCGTCAGGCGCATGTCGCGTTGCAGGGTGATTTGAATGCGTTGCTCCCGGCGTTGCAACAGGCGCTCTCCATTGATGCGTGGCGACAATACGCCGCAGACTTACGCCGCGAGCACGCCTGGCGTTATGACCATCCCGGCGAGGCGATTTATGCGCCGCTGCTGTTAAAGCAACTCTCCGAACGCAAACCAGCGAACAGCGTGGTGACGACCGATGTCGGGCAGCACCAGATGTGGGCTGCGCAACACCTTGAATTTGATCGTCCGGAAAATTTCATTACCTCCAGCGGCTTAGGCACGATGGGGTTTGGTCTGCCCGCTGCCGTTGGCGCGCAGGTCGCCCGCCCGGAGGATACGGTGATCTGTATCTCCGGTGACGGTTCCTTCATGATGAATGTGCAGGAACTGGGCACCGTAAAACGCAAACAGTTACCGCTGAAGATGGTATTGCTGGACAACCAGCGTTTAGGAATGGTTCGACAATGGCAGCAGTTGTTCTTTAACGAGCGTTATAGCGAAACTACCCTGACTGATAACCCCGATTTCCTCACGCTGGCCAGCGCCTTTGGCATCCCGGGCCAGCGTATCACCCGTAAAGACCAGGTTGAAGCGGCACTCGACACCATGCTTTCGAGCTCAGGGCCATACCTGCTTCATGTCTCAATCGACGAACTTGAGAATGTCTGGCCATTGGTGCCGCCCGGCGCCAGTAACTCACAAATGCTGGAGAAATTATCATGA
- the ilvX gene encoding peptide IlvX — protein sequence MSCSTKFCFSRYTAGN from the coding sequence ATGAGTTGTAGTACAAAATTCTGTTTCTCCCGATATACGGCGGGGAACTGA
- the ilvL gene encoding ilv operon leader peptide, which produces MKALLRVISLVVISVVVIIIPPCGAALGRGKA; this is translated from the coding sequence ATGAAAGCCCTTCTACGAGTGATTAGCCTGGTCGTGATTAGCGTGGTGGTGATTATTATCCCACCGTGCGGGGCTGCACTTGGACGAGGAAAGGCTTAA
- a CDS encoding YifB family Mg chelatase-like AAA ATPase produces MALSVIYTRAALGVTAPLVTVEVHISNGLPGLTIVGLPETTVKEARDRVRSAIINSGYDFPAKRITINLAPADLPKEGGRYDLPIAIALLAASEQLTAPMLSDYEFVGELALTGALRGVSGAISCVMEAVKASRRIIIAQENEAEASLAETEDCRVAAHLQEVCAFLEGKHALLPPSPFEGVQEWHSEDLSDVIGQQQGKRALEITAAGGHNLLLIGPPGTGKTMLASRLGGLLPPLNNQEALESAAVMSVFNSNSLIRHWRRRPFRTPHHSASLAAMVGGGSLPGPGEISLAHNGVLFLDELPEFERRVLDALREPLESGQIHISRTRAKITYPARFQLIAAMNPSPTGHYQGNHNRSTPEQTLRYLGRLSGPFLDRFDLSLEIPLPAPGLMSQPQQKGECSEAVRSRVIQAHARQHQRQKKLNARLESSETKQFCLLAKEDGEWLEETLTRLGFSIRAWQRLLKVARTIADLEQQDEIQRTHLQEALSYRAIDRLLIHLQNMLT; encoded by the coding sequence ATGGCATTGTCAGTCATTTATACCCGAGCGGCTCTTGGCGTTACTGCGCCATTGGTGACGGTCGAAGTGCATATCAGCAATGGACTTCCAGGGCTGACTATTGTCGGATTACCAGAGACCACCGTCAAAGAGGCACGGGATCGGGTACGCAGCGCGATCATCAATAGTGGTTATGATTTCCCGGCAAAGCGGATCACAATCAATCTCGCACCGGCCGATCTCCCAAAAGAAGGGGGACGATACGATTTACCCATTGCTATTGCGCTTCTGGCAGCCTCAGAGCAACTAACAGCACCGATGCTGAGTGACTACGAGTTCGTTGGTGAACTTGCCCTTACAGGCGCATTGCGTGGGGTCTCCGGCGCTATCTCTTGTGTCATGGAAGCAGTGAAAGCCAGCCGTCGCATCATTATTGCTCAGGAAAATGAAGCGGAGGCCAGCCTCGCTGAAACAGAAGATTGCCGCGTAGCCGCCCATTTGCAGGAGGTATGCGCTTTTCTGGAAGGAAAACACGCTCTCTTACCTCCATCCCCCTTTGAAGGTGTCCAGGAGTGGCACAGTGAGGATCTGAGCGATGTAATTGGACAACAACAAGGCAAACGCGCTTTAGAAATCACTGCGGCAGGAGGGCATAATTTATTGTTGATAGGGCCGCCAGGAACCGGAAAAACCATGTTGGCCAGTAGACTGGGGGGATTATTGCCGCCACTTAATAATCAGGAAGCACTGGAAAGCGCCGCAGTGATGAGTGTATTCAACAGTAATAGCCTCATTCGCCACTGGCGACGACGGCCATTCAGAACGCCTCATCACAGCGCTTCCCTGGCGGCGATGGTCGGGGGCGGTTCATTACCAGGACCCGGTGAGATTTCGCTGGCGCACAACGGTGTACTGTTTCTGGATGAACTACCTGAGTTTGAGCGACGTGTACTGGATGCCCTGCGCGAACCGCTGGAGTCAGGCCAGATTCACATTTCACGGACAAGAGCAAAAATCACTTATCCTGCGCGCTTTCAGTTGATTGCGGCCATGAATCCCAGCCCAACCGGGCACTATCAGGGTAATCATAATCGCAGCACGCCTGAACAGACACTGCGGTATCTGGGGAGGTTATCAGGCCCTTTTCTCGACCGGTTTGATCTCTCGCTGGAAATACCGCTACCTGCTCCCGGTTTAATGAGCCAGCCCCAGCAGAAAGGGGAATGCAGTGAGGCCGTACGGTCACGCGTTATTCAGGCTCATGCTCGTCAGCATCAACGGCAGAAGAAGCTCAATGCCCGGCTGGAAAGCAGCGAAACAAAACAGTTCTGCTTGCTTGCAAAAGAGGATGGCGAGTGGCTGGAGGAGACGTTAACACGGCTGGGTTTCTCCATACGGGCCTGGCAACGTCTGCTGAAGGTAGCAAGAACTATTGCTGATCTGGAACAACAGGATGAGATCCAACGAACGCACCTGCAAGAAGCACTAAGTTATCGCGCAATCGACAGGTTACTCATTCATCTGCAAAATATGCTGACGTAA
- a CDS encoding DUF413 domain-containing protein, whose product MAESFTTTNRFFDNKNYPRGFSRHGDFTIKEAQLLERHGYAFNELELGKREPVTEEETQFVAVCRGEREPNTEAERVWLKYMARIKRPKRFHTLSGGKPQMEGTEDYTESDD is encoded by the coding sequence ATGGCGGAAAGCTTTACGACGACGAATCGTTTTTTCGACAATAAAAATTATCCACGCGGGTTCTCGCGCCACGGTGATTTCACCATCAAAGAGGCTCAACTGCTTGAGCGTCACGGTTATGCGTTTAACGAGCTGGAGCTTGGGAAACGTGAACCAGTGACCGAAGAAGAAACGCAGTTTGTCGCAGTCTGCCGTGGAGAACGTGAACCCAACACGGAAGCAGAACGTGTCTGGCTCAAGTATATGGCTCGTATTAAGCGACCGAAGCGTTTTCACACCTTATCGGGTGGAAAACCTCAGATGGAAGGCACGGAAGATTACACCGAGTCTGACGATTAA
- the hdfR gene encoding HTH-type transcriptional regulator HdfR, translated as MEKTVDTELLKTFLEVSRTRHFGRAAESLYLTQSAVSFRIRQLENQLGVNLFTRHRNNIRLTAAGEKLLPYAETLMSTWQAARKEVAHTSRHHQFSIGASASLWECMLSDWLSRLYELQGNLQFEARIAQRQSLVKQLHERQLDLLITTETPKMDEFSSQLLGHFTLALYSAEPGKNKAELNYLRLEWGADFQQHEAELIASDDVPTLTTSSAEVAHQQLPQLNGCTWLPVLWAEQKEGLHLVADTATLSRPLYAIWLQNSDKQNQIKDLLKIKVID; from the coding sequence GTGGAGAAAACCGTGGATACGGAATTACTAAAAACTTTCCTGGAAGTAAGCAGGACTCGTCACTTCGGCCGGGCGGCTGAATCACTCTATCTGACACAGTCCGCAGTGAGTTTTCGTATTCGCCAGCTGGAGAACCAGCTTGGGGTTAATCTCTTTACTCGTCACCGTAATAATATCCGTCTTACAGCGGCTGGAGAGAAGCTTCTGCCTTATGCAGAGACGCTTATGAGTACGTGGCAGGCTGCGCGGAAAGAGGTTGCACATACTTCACGGCATCACCAATTTTCTATCGGTGCCAGCGCGTCATTATGGGAATGTATGCTCAGCGACTGGCTGAGCAGACTCTATGAGCTGCAGGGAAATCTGCAATTCGAAGCACGCATTGCACAACGTCAGTCATTAGTTAAACAGCTACATGAGCGGCAACTGGATCTGCTGATCACTACCGAAACACCGAAGATGGATGAATTCAGCAGTCAACTATTGGGGCATTTTACGCTCGCGCTCTATTCTGCTGAGCCAGGTAAAAATAAAGCGGAACTGAATTACTTGCGACTGGAGTGGGGGGCAGATTTTCAGCAGCATGAAGCAGAGTTGATCGCCAGTGACGATGTACCCACATTAACGACCAGTTCTGCGGAAGTCGCGCATCAACAGTTGCCACAGTTAAATGGTTGTACCTGGCTACCGGTGTTGTGGGCAGAACAAAAAGAAGGATTACATCTTGTAGCGGATACCGCGACCCTTTCTCGTCCGCTTTATGCTATTTGGCTGCAGAACAGTGACAAACAGAACCAGATCAAAGATCTTTTAAAGATCAAAGTGATTGATTGA
- the murI gene encoding glutamate racemase: MATKLQDGNTPCLAATPSDARPTVLVFDSGVGGLSVYDEIRHLLPNLHYIYAFDNVAFPYGEKSEEFIVERVVEIVTAVQAQYPLSLAVIACNTASTVSLPALRDKFTFPVVGVVPAIKPAARLTANGIVGLLATRGTVKRPYTHELISRFANECRIEMLGSAELVVLAEAKLHGKEVPLEELRQILRPWLRMKEPPDTVVLGCTHFPLLQDELLQVLPEGTRLVDSGAAIARRTAWLLEHEAPDAKSAGDNIAYCMALTPETAQLLPVLQRYGFKTLEKLAL; the protein is encoded by the coding sequence ATGGCTACCAAACTGCAGGACGGGAATACACCTTGTCTGGCAGCTACACCTTCTGACGCGCGTCCCACCGTCCTGGTGTTTGACTCCGGCGTCGGTGGGTTATCCGTCTATGATGAGATTCGGCATCTCCTGCCGAATCTCCATTACATCTACGCTTTCGACAATGTCGCTTTCCCCTACGGTGAGAAAAGCGAAGAGTTTATCGTTGAACGTGTTGTCGAGATTGTTACCGCTGTTCAGGCGCAATACCCCCTCTCACTGGCTGTTATCGCCTGTAATACCGCAAGCACCGTCTCTCTTCCCGCGTTACGTGACAAATTCACCTTTCCTGTTGTTGGCGTTGTCCCCGCCATCAAACCGGCTGCACGCTTAACGGCAAACGGGATTGTGGGTCTACTGGCAACGCGCGGTACAGTGAAACGTCCTTATACGCATGAACTGATTTCGCGTTTTGCGAATGAGTGTCGTATTGAGATGCTGGGATCGGCGGAGCTGGTTGTTCTGGCTGAAGCGAAACTGCACGGTAAGGAAGTGCCGCTTGAAGAGCTACGTCAGATCTTGCGTCCCTGGTTACGCATGAAAGAGCCTCCGGATACCGTAGTCCTGGGTTGTACACACTTTCCGCTGCTGCAGGATGAACTGTTGCAGGTGCTGCCAGAGGGCACCCGGCTGGTGGATTCCGGTGCAGCTATTGCGCGGCGTACCGCCTGGTTGCTGGAGCATGAAGCGCCGGATGCAAAATCCGCTGGCGATAATATTGCGTACTGTATGGCGCTAACGCCTGAAACTGCGCAGTTATTGCCCGTTTTGCAGCGCTATGGCTTTAAAACGCTCGAAAAACTGGCACTTTAG